In a genomic window of Cytobacillus sp. FSL H8-0458:
- a CDS encoding lysylphosphatidylglycerol synthase domain-containing protein — translation MFKQKTIITLAKLLLPLFILLFVMLEAKGIFTDFNWALLELYIDRLTVRRIFFILLLGLAALFPMYFYDEILQRLFRIRVPKKKLVFYSLSANAFSNLIGLGGVAGATLRSYFYKDYLTGSTPYIKIIAKLSLFYLTGLSILSWVVLFTDLHLYDDVKLIKLAVWAVAAYTPLLLGVYFFKSSFWNTKHIKKGFAGELLTVSLLEWLFIIICIWGIARALEVSIPFFVLFPIVIISACAGIASMIPGGIGSFDFVFLIGLESQGVPSELGLLILMFYRLSYYIVPVFIGTPFIMNQFWNNGMPKNSFKL, via the coding sequence TTGTTCAAACAAAAAACAATTATTACGCTTGCCAAACTCCTTCTACCCTTATTCATTTTGCTGTTTGTTATGCTTGAAGCAAAAGGGATATTCACTGACTTTAATTGGGCTCTCCTTGAGCTCTATATTGACCGGCTAACCGTCCGCCGAATATTTTTTATCCTTTTATTGGGACTGGCTGCCCTTTTTCCAATGTATTTTTATGATGAAATATTGCAAAGGCTTTTCAGAATCAGGGTTCCTAAAAAAAAGCTTGTATTTTATTCTTTATCTGCTAACGCATTCTCTAACTTGATCGGACTGGGTGGTGTGGCAGGAGCTACACTCAGGTCCTATTTTTATAAAGATTACCTGACAGGCAGTACACCGTATATCAAAATAATTGCCAAGCTGTCACTTTTTTACCTTACAGGCTTGTCGATATTATCATGGGTCGTCCTATTTACCGATTTACATTTATACGATGACGTAAAGCTTATAAAACTCGCAGTCTGGGCGGTCGCTGCTTACACACCGCTGCTGCTGGGCGTTTACTTTTTTAAGTCGTCATTTTGGAATACGAAGCACATCAAAAAGGGGTTTGCAGGGGAACTGCTGACTGTTTCATTACTGGAGTGGCTATTTATCATCATATGTATCTGGGGAATTGCCAGAGCACTGGAAGTATCGATTCCATTTTTTGTTTTGTTTCCGATTGTCATCATCTCTGCTTGTGCTGGAATTGCAAGTATGATACCAGGGGGAATAGGATCCTTTGACTTTGTATTCTTGATCGGACTGGAATCACAGGGTGTCCCATCAGAACTGGGGCTTTTGATTCTCATGTTCTACCGTCTCAGCTATTATATCGTTCCAGTGTTTATTGGCACTCCGTTTATCATGAATCAGTTTTGGAATAACGGGATGCCAAAGAACAGCTTTAAACTATAA
- a CDS encoding glycoside hydrolase domain-containing protein — MERRGLLPFVVTAFFAVMISLFTFSLMDSKDAEPPKTETVPDGQGKNHDSDISNEVKNNIKGNKANVNNSIDNDLNNDEDSKIDNNVTNDIEVNVDVNVTNTIKNKADKNQDSGKKDNEKENSSGDKGKENDQDGQSGDDEVVWGVDSASLTTSDLLSCVRENFGSPKVWGRYLGEKEGVSAGITPDEAELLQRNDIKLLVIWNRFNDATGLENGQSEARAAVQLAKELGIPEGVAVFADIEPNYPVDSSFIEGWYQAMSESPYEPGIYGIFDKEKALSKAFDQAAAQNSPLLENTFIWTASPNKGITAQAQAPEYKPEAPENSLIAGWQYGIDAKACNIDTNLFNKDILDVLW, encoded by the coding sequence ATGGAAAGACGGGGCCTTTTGCCTTTCGTTGTGACCGCATTTTTTGCCGTAATGATTTCGCTCTTTACTTTTTCGCTGATGGATTCAAAGGATGCCGAGCCGCCAAAAACAGAGACTGTTCCGGATGGCCAAGGCAAAAACCATGACAGTGATATCTCTAATGAAGTAAAAAATAATATCAAAGGCAATAAAGCTAATGTGAATAACTCAATCGACAACGATTTAAATAATGATGAAGATAGCAAAATTGACAATAATGTTACGAATGATATAGAGGTAAATGTAGATGTGAATGTAACCAATACGATAAAAAATAAGGCTGATAAAAATCAGGACTCTGGTAAAAAAGATAATGAAAAGGAAAATAGCAGCGGCGATAAGGGTAAGGAAAATGACCAGGACGGCCAGTCTGGGGATGATGAAGTCGTTTGGGGTGTAGACTCGGCAAGTCTCACTACAAGCGACTTGCTTTCTTGTGTTCGTGAAAACTTTGGATCTCCTAAAGTATGGGGACGGTATTTAGGTGAAAAAGAAGGTGTATCAGCAGGCATTACACCGGATGAGGCTGAACTGCTGCAGAGGAATGATATTAAATTACTCGTGATATGGAATCGATTTAATGATGCAACAGGCCTTGAAAATGGACAGAGTGAAGCAAGAGCAGCTGTTCAATTGGCAAAGGAGCTGGGAATACCCGAGGGTGTCGCGGTTTTTGCGGATATCGAGCCTAATTATCCTGTTGACTCTTCTTTTATAGAAGGCTGGTATCAAGCCATGTCGGAATCACCCTATGAACCTGGCATTTATGGAATTTTTGATAAGGAAAAAGCCCTGAGCAAGGCTTTCGATCAGGCTGCAGCCCAAAACTCTCCCCTTCTTGAAAACACATTTATATGGACTGCTTCGCCGAATAAAGGAATCACCGCCCAGGCACAGGCGCCTGAATATAAACCTGAAGCTCCGGAAAACTCACTGATTGCAGGCTGGCAGTATGGAATTGATGCGAAGGCATGCAATATTGATACAAACTTATTCAACAAAGACATTCTGGATGTTCTTTGGTGA
- a CDS encoding nicotinate phosphoribosyltransferase, which produces MHREFADDSIALHTDLYQINMAQTYWEDNIHNRKAVFEVYFRKLPFGNGYGVFAGLERVIEYIENFRFTESDLQYLKNELNYADDFLDYLKNMTFSGTIKSMEEGELVFGNEPIMRVEAPLAEAQIVETALLNIINYQTLIATKATRIKEVIGDGTAMEFGSRRAQEMDAAIWGTRAAYIGGFDATSNVRAGKKFGIPAAGTHAHSFVQAYQDEYTAFKKYAQTHKDCVFLVDTYDTLKSGVPNAIKVAREMEGQINFKGIRLDSGDLAYLSKKARKMLDEAGFHNTKIIASNDLDEYTIINLKAQGAKIDIWGIGTKLITAYEQPALGAVYKLVSIENEDGKMTDTIKISGNPEKVTTPGLKRVYRIINKDNHKSEGDYIALDHENPQAEPRLKMFHPVHTFVSKFVTNFEARELHKVIFQEGKLSYKVPSLKEMQSFAKENLNVLWDEYRRSLNPEEYPVDLSQECWDNKMKMISQVKQNIKS; this is translated from the coding sequence ATGCACAGGGAATTTGCGGATGATAGTATAGCTTTGCATACTGATTTGTACCAGATTAATATGGCGCAGACTTATTGGGAAGACAATATACATAATCGAAAAGCGGTCTTTGAAGTATATTTTAGGAAGCTCCCTTTTGGGAATGGATATGGTGTTTTTGCAGGGCTCGAAAGAGTGATCGAGTATATTGAAAATTTCAGATTCACCGAGAGTGACCTGCAGTACTTAAAAAACGAATTGAATTATGCGGACGATTTCCTCGATTATCTGAAAAACATGACTTTTTCAGGAACCATTAAATCAATGGAAGAAGGAGAGCTTGTGTTTGGCAATGAGCCGATTATGCGTGTAGAAGCTCCGCTGGCAGAAGCCCAGATCGTGGAAACAGCACTATTAAATATTATAAATTACCAAACCTTGATTGCGACAAAAGCTACACGTATCAAAGAAGTCATTGGGGATGGGACAGCTATGGAATTTGGTTCCAGAAGGGCACAGGAAATGGACGCTGCCATCTGGGGAACGAGAGCAGCCTATATTGGCGGGTTTGATGCCACTTCAAACGTAAGAGCCGGCAAGAAATTTGGCATTCCAGCTGCAGGAACCCATGCCCATTCTTTTGTACAGGCATATCAGGATGAGTATACCGCTTTTAAGAAATATGCCCAGACCCATAAAGACTGTGTTTTTCTCGTCGATACTTATGACACGCTGAAATCCGGAGTCCCGAACGCCATTAAAGTCGCCCGGGAAATGGAAGGTCAAATCAACTTTAAAGGAATAAGACTGGATAGCGGGGACTTGGCGTATCTGTCCAAAAAAGCAAGAAAAATGCTGGATGAGGCCGGTTTTCATAATACTAAGATTATTGCATCAAATGACCTGGATGAATACACCATCATAAACCTCAAAGCTCAAGGAGCGAAAATCGATATTTGGGGCATTGGCACAAAATTGATCACGGCTTATGAGCAGCCTGCATTAGGAGCTGTTTATAAACTCGTTTCAATAGAAAATGAAGATGGCAAGATGACTGACACCATAAAAATCAGCGGCAATCCGGAAAAAGTGACCACCCCCGGCCTGAAGAGAGTATATCGGATTATTAACAAAGACAACCATAAATCAGAGGGAGACTATATTGCACTGGATCATGAGAATCCTCAAGCAGAGCCAAGGCTTAAGATGTTCCATCCAGTTCACACGTTTGTAAGCAAATTCGTTACCAACTTCGAAGCGAGAGAATTGCATAAAGTGATTTTTCAGGAAGGGAAGCTTTCCTATAAAGTTCCATCCTTAAAAGAGATGCAGAGCTTTGCAAAGGAAAATCTCAACGTATTATGGGATGAGTACCGCCGTTCTCTAAATCCGGAGGAATACCCGGTCGACCTGAGCCAGGAGTGCTGGGATAATAAAATGAAAATGATCAGCCAGGTAAAACAAAATATAAAGAGCTAA
- the nadE gene encoding ammonia-dependent NAD(+) synthetase yields MESLNVNPAIDPKEEIKNRIQFLKDYLVKTNAKGYVLGISGGQDSTLAGRLAQLAVEELRNEGKEATFMAVRLPYGVQQDEEDAQLALSFIQADREVVFNIKNAVDEVKTEYDRILQEEPLKDYHKGNVKARMRMIAQYAIGGQFGLLVIGTDHAAEAVTGFYTKYGDGGADVLPLSGLTKRQGKALLKELGAEERLYLKVPTADLLDQKPGQADETELGISYDELDDYLEGKSVSPEAAEKIENRYFVSEHKRQMPASMHDNWWK; encoded by the coding sequence ATGGAAAGTTTAAATGTTAATCCAGCTATCGATCCAAAAGAAGAGATAAAAAATAGAATCCAGTTTTTAAAGGATTACCTTGTTAAAACAAATGCCAAAGGGTATGTACTTGGCATAAGCGGCGGCCAGGATTCCACTCTTGCCGGAAGACTTGCGCAGCTCGCCGTTGAAGAATTGCGAAATGAAGGCAAAGAGGCAACTTTCATGGCAGTCCGACTGCCATATGGTGTACAGCAGGATGAAGAGGATGCACAGCTGGCGCTTTCTTTTATCCAGGCTGACCGTGAAGTTGTATTTAATATTAAAAATGCAGTTGATGAAGTAAAAACCGAATATGATCGTATATTGCAAGAGGAACCGTTAAAGGATTATCACAAAGGCAATGTGAAAGCCCGCATGAGAATGATCGCCCAATATGCAATTGGCGGCCAATTTGGCTTGCTGGTTATCGGAACAGATCACGCAGCAGAAGCAGTGACAGGATTTTACACAAAATATGGTGATGGCGGAGCAGATGTCCTGCCATTATCCGGACTGACTAAAAGACAGGGAAAGGCACTGCTTAAAGAGCTTGGAGCAGAAGAAAGACTTTACTTAAAAGTGCCGACTGCCGATCTTCTGGACCAGAAACCGGGACAGGCTGATGAAACGGAACTGGGTATTTCATATGATGAATTGGACGATTACCTAGAAGGAAAATCAGTAAGTCCGGAAGCAGCAGAAAAGATTGAAAACCGTTACTTCGTTTCCGAACATAAGCGCCAGATGCCTGCATCCATGCACGATAATTGGTGGAAATAA
- the pflA gene encoding pyruvate formate-lyase-activating protein, whose amino-acid sequence MHGNIHSIETFGTVDGPGIRYVIFTQGCLLRCQFCHNADTWEIGTGKQMSVSEIMNDLQSYLPFFEASGGGITVSGGEPLLQIPFLIELFRECKKLGIHTAIDSSGGCYSSSPLFQTQLKELMNYTDLVLLDLKHIDREKHKKLTGLTNEHILQFARYLSDHQVPVWIRHVLVPTRSDDERDLERLGRFIKELNNVEKIEVLPYHKLGVYKWEALGLEYPLKDIEPPSEEKTEWAYRLLTGL is encoded by the coding sequence ATGCACGGCAACATTCATTCAATCGAAACATTCGGTACAGTAGACGGACCTGGCATCCGGTATGTTATTTTTACACAGGGGTGCCTCCTTCGCTGTCAATTTTGCCATAATGCTGATACTTGGGAAATTGGAACAGGGAAGCAAATGTCCGTTTCAGAAATCATGAATGACCTGCAATCCTATCTCCCTTTCTTCGAGGCTTCCGGAGGCGGCATCACAGTCAGCGGCGGCGAACCTTTGCTGCAGATTCCTTTTCTTATAGAGCTTTTTAGAGAATGCAAGAAACTTGGCATTCACACTGCCATAGATTCATCTGGAGGCTGCTATTCCAGTTCCCCGCTTTTTCAGACACAGCTGAAAGAGCTTATGAACTATACTGACCTTGTGCTCTTAGATTTGAAGCATATTGATAGGGAGAAACATAAAAAATTGACAGGACTTACAAATGAGCACATCCTTCAATTTGCACGGTATCTGTCTGATCATCAGGTGCCTGTATGGATCCGCCACGTGCTGGTGCCAACAAGGTCTGATGATGAACGGGATCTGGAACGATTGGGCCGTTTTATAAAAGAATTGAACAATGTGGAAAAAATTGAGGTTCTCCCCTATCACAAGCTTGGTGTATATAAATGGGAAGCGCTTGGCTTGGAATATCCGCTGAAGGATATTGAGCCTCCGAGTGAGGAAAAAACAGAATGGGCTTATCGGCTTTTGACTGGGTTATAA